One segment of Pseudanabaena sp. FACHB-2040 DNA contains the following:
- a CDS encoding type I glyceraldehyde-3-phosphate dehydrogenase has translation MIRVAINGFGRIGRNFLRCWLTRENSQLEIVAINDTSDPQTNSHLLRYDSMLGRLDADIRAEEDAIIVNGKTIKCYSDRNPNNLPWAAWEVDLVIESTGVFVSEEGAARHIEAGAKKVLITAPGKGGGIGTYVMGVNHEDYTHDKERVVSNASCTTNCLAPVVKVLHESFGIVKGTMTTTHSYTGDQRLLDASHRDLRRARAAALNIVPTTTGAAKAVSLVIPEMAGKLNGIALRVPTPNVSVVDLVVQVEKPAIADQVNEALKSAAHGSMKGILGYTDLPLVSTDYRKTDESSIVDASLTMVMGGDMVKVVAWYDNEWGYSQRVVDLAELVASKWQ, from the coding sequence GTGATTAGAGTAGCAATTAACGGGTTTGGGCGTATTGGTCGAAACTTCCTCCGCTGCTGGCTGACCAGAGAAAACAGTCAGCTTGAAATCGTCGCTATCAACGATACTTCCGATCCCCAAACTAACTCCCATCTCCTTAGGTACGATTCCATGCTGGGCCGTCTGGATGCGGACATCCGGGCTGAGGAAGATGCCATTATTGTCAACGGCAAGACTATCAAATGCTACTCTGACCGCAACCCCAATAATCTGCCTTGGGCTGCCTGGGAAGTCGACCTAGTGATTGAATCGACTGGCGTTTTTGTCAGCGAAGAAGGCGCGGCTCGCCACATCGAAGCTGGGGCAAAAAAGGTTCTGATTACGGCTCCTGGTAAGGGTGGTGGCATCGGCACCTATGTGATGGGTGTTAACCACGAAGACTATACCCACGACAAGGAGCGGGTGGTTAGCAACGCTAGCTGCACCACCAACTGTCTGGCTCCTGTGGTTAAGGTGCTGCACGAAAGCTTTGGCATCGTCAAAGGCACGATGACCACTACTCACAGCTATACCGGCGACCAGCGGCTGCTAGACGCCAGCCACCGCGATCTGCGTCGGGCTCGGGCGGCGGCGCTCAATATTGTGCCGACCACTACTGGGGCGGCAAAAGCGGTATCTCTAGTCATTCCTGAGATGGCGGGTAAGCTCAACGGTATTGCACTGCGGGTGCCTACTCCTAACGTCTCTGTGGTTGACCTAGTGGTTCAGGTCGAAAAGCCTGCGATCGCAGATCAGGTCAACGAAGCTCTCAAATCTGCTGCTCACGGTTCTATGAAGGGCATTTTGGGCTACACCGATCTGCCTTTAGTTTCTACCGACTACCGCAAGACCGATGAGTCTTCGATTGTCGATGCTAGCCTGACCATGGTGATGGGCGGCGACATGGTCAAGGTTGTTGCCTGGTACGACAACGAGTGGGGCTACAGCCAGCGCGTGGTTGACCTAGCCGAACTGGTCGCTTCTAAGTGGCAGTAA
- the murC gene encoding UDP-N-acetylmuramate--L-alanine ligase yields MSKTVDFGGRPFHFIGIGGIGMSALAYILTKRKFPVSGSDLRLTHITQRLQEAGAHIFWQQEASNLSYFQTLSSQSQYPWSAVETNAAPSAPMIQWLPQVICSTAIDTSNPEYQAALQLGCPIFHRSELLAALIEDYRSIAVAGTHGKTTTSSMVGLLLLDAGLDPTIVVGGEVSAWEGNARLGYGQHLVAEADESDGSLAKLSASIGVITNIELDHTDHYQSLDDVIATFKTFAKKCDLLVGCIDCATVRDAIRPSITYSLHPESGADYVADDITYHASGTQATICEKGQPLGILNLQVLGQHNLSNALAAIAVGRALGLSFAQIANGLGHFEGASRRFEQKGHHGGIRFIDDYAHHPSEIRATLAAARLKLKDVSYSGAVKRIVAVFQPHRYSRTAAFLPEFANAFTDADRVIVTDIYSAGEVNSFGICGRQVANEIAARHDHTEYQDTLASVQEALTDTLEPGDLVLFLGAGNLNQVIPNVMAYYADSEAQPLQQACR; encoded by the coding sequence ATGTCGAAAACCGTCGATTTTGGCGGCAGACCATTCCATTTTATTGGTATTGGTGGCATTGGGATGTCTGCGCTCGCTTACATTCTCACAAAACGAAAGTTTCCTGTTTCAGGTTCAGACCTACGGCTGACGCATATTACGCAGCGGTTGCAGGAAGCCGGGGCACATATTTTCTGGCAGCAGGAGGCCAGCAACCTCAGCTATTTTCAGACTCTGTCGAGCCAAAGCCAATATCCTTGGTCAGCGGTGGAAACCAACGCCGCACCGTCTGCTCCAATGATTCAGTGGTTACCTCAGGTCATTTGCTCAACCGCGATTGATACCAGCAACCCTGAGTACCAGGCGGCCCTACAGCTGGGCTGTCCTATTTTCCACCGCTCCGAATTACTGGCTGCTTTGATCGAAGACTACAGAAGCATTGCCGTCGCCGGTACCCACGGCAAAACCACTACTAGCAGCATGGTGGGTCTGCTGCTGCTCGATGCGGGCCTCGATCCCACCATTGTCGTAGGGGGTGAAGTCTCAGCTTGGGAAGGCAATGCTCGCCTCGGGTATGGCCAGCACTTAGTGGCCGAAGCCGACGAATCTGACGGCTCTTTGGCTAAGCTCTCTGCCAGCATCGGCGTCATCACCAATATTGAACTCGACCACACAGACCACTACCAAAGCCTGGATGACGTCATTGCTACCTTCAAGACATTTGCCAAAAAATGTGACTTGTTGGTAGGGTGCATTGACTGCGCTACTGTGCGCGATGCCATCCGGCCCTCAATCACCTACAGCCTCCACCCCGAGTCGGGGGCAGACTATGTAGCTGACGACATCACCTACCACGCAAGCGGCACCCAAGCCACGATTTGTGAGAAGGGTCAGCCCCTGGGAATTTTGAACCTCCAGGTTTTGGGTCAGCACAACTTGAGCAATGCCCTAGCTGCGATCGCAGTTGGTCGCGCCCTAGGGCTCTCCTTCGCTCAAATTGCCAATGGCCTGGGCCACTTTGAAGGAGCCAGTCGCCGGTTTGAACAAAAAGGACACCACGGCGGCATTCGCTTCATCGATGACTACGCCCACCACCCCAGCGAAATCCGAGCAACCCTAGCGGCCGCCCGGCTAAAGCTCAAAGATGTCTCCTACAGCGGTGCCGTCAAACGCATAGTGGCCGTTTTTCAGCCCCACCGCTATAGTCGCACAGCCGCCTTTCTGCCTGAATTCGCCAACGCCTTTACCGATGCCGACCGGGTCATTGTCACCGACATCTACTCCGCCGGAGAAGTTAACTCATTCGGCATTTGCGGTCGCCAGGTGGCCAACGAAATTGCCGCCCGCCATGACCATACCGAGTACCAAGACACTCTAGCCAGCGTGCAGGAGGCACTCACCGACACCCTGGAACCGGGAGACTTGGTTCTTTTCCTGGGAGCGGGTAATCTAAACCAGGTCATTCCCAATGTGATGGCGTACTATGCAGACTCTGAAGCCCAACCGCTTCAGCAAGCCTGCCGCTAA
- the murB gene encoding UDP-N-acetylmuramate dehydrogenase: protein MDNLTNPWEVDSLLRSQVSLAPFTTFRVGGPAERLVLPRSLEQLQASVSWAKEQDLPLTFLGAGSNLLISDQGLPGLVICTRYWRHTQFDEATGQVTAAAGEPLPTLAWKAAKRGWRGLEWAVGIPGTVGGAVVMNAGAHGACTADIFHQAQVFDSIQGITALEPEDMGFQYRTSVLQVQPQLLVQATFQLEPGHDPQVVTADTLADLEQRRATQPYDLPSCGSVFRNPTSHSAGWLVEQCGLKGYRIGNAQVAERHANFILNRGGASAADILRLIHYVQDQVEARWALRLKPEVKMLGEFPPV from the coding sequence ATGGACAATCTGACTAACCCCTGGGAAGTAGACTCGCTGCTGCGTTCCCAAGTTTCGCTGGCCCCTTTTACGACCTTTCGGGTTGGGGGGCCCGCTGAACGGCTTGTCCTGCCTCGTTCTTTGGAGCAGCTGCAGGCCAGCGTTTCTTGGGCTAAAGAGCAAGATCTGCCGCTCACTTTTCTGGGGGCAGGTTCTAACCTTCTGATTAGCGATCAGGGTTTGCCGGGGCTAGTTATCTGCACCCGTTACTGGCGACATACCCAGTTTGATGAAGCGACCGGGCAAGTCACAGCAGCGGCAGGTGAACCGCTGCCCACCCTAGCCTGGAAAGCCGCCAAACGGGGCTGGCGAGGGCTAGAGTGGGCTGTGGGCATTCCGGGAACGGTGGGTGGGGCCGTTGTGATGAATGCTGGGGCCCACGGAGCCTGTACTGCCGACATTTTCCACCAAGCCCAAGTGTTTGACTCCATTCAAGGCATTACTGCGCTCGAGCCAGAAGATATGGGCTTTCAGTACCGCACATCGGTTCTACAGGTGCAGCCGCAGCTGTTGGTGCAGGCCACCTTTCAGCTAGAGCCGGGGCACGATCCCCAGGTTGTCACGGCAGATACCCTGGCCGACCTGGAGCAGCGGCGGGCTACCCAGCCCTACGACCTGCCCAGCTGCGGCAGCGTCTTTCGCAACCCCACATCCCACAGCGCTGGCTGGCTGGTAGAACAGTGTGGGCTAAAGGGGTATCGCATTGGCAATGCCCAGGTAGCGGAGCGCCACGCCAATTTCATTCTCAACCGAGGGGGAGCCAGCGCAGCAGATATTTTGCGCCTCATCCACTATGTTCAAGATCAGGTAGAGGCTCGCTGGGCGCTGCGACTCAAACCTGAGGTAAAAATGCTAGGGGAATTTCCCCCCGTGTAA
- a CDS encoding YbaB/EbfC family nucleoid-associated protein encodes MSKGQGFGFGGLGGKMKELTEAFKKAQQIQEGAKQLQEELEQMEIEGESGGGLVKVVLSGNQEPRRVVIAPDAMNEGPDLLSDLVTAAMKDAYDKSTATMRERMEALTGGLNLPGM; translated from the coding sequence ATGTCTAAAGGTCAAGGATTTGGATTTGGTGGACTGGGCGGCAAGATGAAGGAGCTTACTGAAGCCTTCAAAAAAGCTCAGCAAATTCAGGAAGGGGCCAAGCAGCTTCAGGAAGAACTGGAGCAAATGGAAATTGAGGGAGAATCTGGGGGAGGTTTGGTGAAGGTGGTCCTCAGCGGCAACCAAGAGCCTCGCCGAGTTGTGATTGCCCCCGACGCAATGAACGAAGGCCCAGACCTATTATCGGATCTGGTTACGGCTGCGATGAAAGATGCCTACGACAAGTCTACGGCGACTATGCGAGAGCGCATGGAAGCGCTGACAGGTGGCCTAAATCTACCAGGAATGTAG
- a CDS encoding low molecular weight protein-tyrosine-phosphatase — translation MVTKLLFVCLGNICRSPSAENIMNHLIQQRGLSDQIQCDSAGTSSYHIGSPPDRRMTAAARQYDIVLQGRARQFEAVDLAAFDWILAMDRDNYRDILALDQRGQHSAKVKLMCDFCRHHADQEVPDPYYGGPEGFDYVVNLLLDACEGLLDFVLEQSPASSN, via the coding sequence ATGGTGACAAAGCTACTCTTTGTGTGTTTGGGCAACATCTGCCGTTCCCCCTCAGCGGAAAATATCATGAACCATTTGATCCAACAGCGGGGGCTATCGGACCAAATTCAGTGCGACTCGGCGGGAACTTCTAGCTACCATATCGGCAGCCCGCCTGATCGTCGGATGACAGCAGCAGCCAGACAGTACGACATTGTCCTTCAAGGGCGAGCCCGTCAGTTTGAGGCAGTAGATCTTGCGGCCTTTGACTGGATTCTGGCGATGGATCGGGACAACTACCGCGATATTTTGGCGCTAGATCAGCGGGGACAGCACTCCGCTAAGGTGAAGCTGATGTGTGACTTTTGTCGCCATCATGCTGACCAGGAAGTGCCCGATCCATACTATGGGGGCCCGGAAGGTTTTGACTATGTGGTTAACTTGCTGTTGGACGCCTGTGAAGGGCTGCTGGATTTTGTGCTGGAGCAGTCTCCAGCTTCCTCAAACTAA
- a CDS encoding alpha/beta hydrolase, which translates to MNQVYRKEQAGRKRWRARLGGLGLGLALYGWGWGGQPAIAAERIIISYGSIERSIRVSQLEEFAATGQLDSQLAAYVRLFDLEPRQLVQLQLALNTSADLDVVAITQFLYTPQGKFLLKQVSRVIQTPSRQAGFLATRGALILAAADPDGGLTLLNVLRHFPTEGIRIDVARGLAIVNLLNRTLGESSAAIQAIQLQSAAAAAQIPVEGQAAIAQTLVQLETEQLYTARVFDLNVPGLQEPADLYLPEPIPGTGASPFNRPVVVISHGLGSGRNTFAYLAENLAAFGIAVVTVEHAGSNAQQLSALLEGQTNFVTPTEEFIDRPRQVSLTLDALQLAARINPTFRNRVDLNRVGIIGQSFGGYTALALAGATIDFANLGSQCSPTTLNLNLSLLLQCQATLLVDPGQSLIDPRIRAAFVMNPVGSALFGQNGYAQINVPVMMVAGAGDTVAPAFSEQIQPFGWMTAPERYLALIGNGSHFSVIGDEPGSDQPIPVPPEIIGPRPDIAQSYMEILSLVFFKVHLEEQAQYRALLQPAFIENFISAEPLPLSLIEVQPLPTAELPATPAATIR; encoded by the coding sequence GTGAATCAGGTTTACCGCAAGGAGCAGGCAGGCAGAAAGCGCTGGCGGGCTCGCTTGGGCGGGCTGGGGTTGGGCTTGGCCCTATACGGCTGGGGCTGGGGAGGACAGCCTGCGATCGCAGCAGAGCGCATTATTATCTCCTACGGTTCAATTGAGCGATCGATTCGAGTGAGCCAGCTAGAAGAGTTTGCGGCCACAGGGCAGCTTGATTCGCAGCTGGCAGCCTATGTTCGCCTATTTGATCTAGAGCCTAGGCAGCTGGTGCAACTGCAGCTGGCGCTCAATACGTCTGCCGATCTCGATGTGGTAGCCATCACCCAATTTTTATACACCCCCCAGGGCAAGTTTCTGCTGAAGCAGGTGTCTCGGGTGATTCAAACGCCTTCTCGGCAGGCAGGCTTTTTAGCGACTCGAGGCGCTTTGATTCTGGCAGCGGCTGACCCCGATGGGGGGCTGACCCTGCTCAACGTGCTGCGGCATTTCCCGACCGAGGGCATTCGCATTGATGTGGCCCGAGGACTGGCCATTGTAAATCTGCTAAATCGGACTCTGGGCGAATCTAGCGCGGCTATTCAGGCTATTCAGCTGCAGTCGGCGGCAGCTGCCGCGCAGATTCCAGTGGAGGGGCAGGCTGCGATCGCACAGACCCTAGTCCAGCTAGAAACAGAGCAGCTCTATACAGCTCGAGTATTTGACCTAAACGTGCCCGGTTTGCAGGAACCTGCAGATCTATACTTGCCAGAGCCGATTCCTGGGACCGGCGCTTCGCCCTTCAACCGCCCGGTCGTGGTGATCTCCCACGGGCTAGGCAGCGGCCGGAACACCTTTGCCTACCTGGCCGAAAATTTGGCCGCGTTTGGCATTGCCGTGGTTACAGTGGAGCACGCTGGCAGCAATGCCCAGCAGCTCTCGGCTCTACTTGAAGGCCAGACTAATTTTGTTACCCCTACCGAAGAGTTTATTGACCGCCCCCGGCAGGTGTCTCTCACCCTAGATGCCCTGCAGTTGGCAGCCCGCATCAACCCGACCTTTAGAAATCGGGTCGATCTCAACCGAGTAGGCATTATTGGCCAGTCATTTGGGGGCTACACGGCTCTAGCCCTGGCGGGGGCCACTATAGACTTTGCCAACCTCGGTAGCCAGTGTTCTCCCACAACGTTGAACCTAAATCTGTCTCTGCTGCTGCAGTGTCAGGCAACTCTGCTGGTCGATCCGGGTCAGTCGCTGATTGATCCTCGCATTCGGGCAGCCTTTGTCATGAACCCCGTAGGCAGCGCCTTGTTTGGCCAAAATGGCTATGCGCAGATAAATGTCCCGGTGATGATGGTGGCGGGAGCTGGTGATACAGTAGCTCCTGCCTTTTCAGAACAGATTCAGCCCTTCGGCTGGATGACCGCCCCAGAGCGGTATTTGGCCCTAATTGGCAACGGCAGCCATTTTTCGGTCATTGGTGACGAGCCCGGCTCTGATCAGCCCATTCCAGTACCGCCTGAAATCATTGGGCCTCGCCCCGATATTGCCCAGAGCTACATGGAGATCCTCAGCCTGGTTTTCTTCAAAGTACACCTAGAAGAACAGGCGCAGTATCGCGCCCTGCTGCAGCCTGCGTTTATAGAAAATTTTATAAGCGCCGAGCCGCTGCCTCTGAGCCTAATTGAGGTTCAGCCGCTACCGACTGCCGAACTCCCCGCAACGCCTGCGGCCACTATTCGTTAA
- the truB gene encoding tRNA pseudouridine(55) synthase TruB, translated as MQGFLNLNKPGGLTSHDCVARVRRLLQTKKVGHGGTLDPAAQGVLPIAVGRATRLLPYLASGKAYRAVIRFGLTTATDDLEGEILHQQPAPDLSLVQVQAALPQFLGQIEQVPPRYSAIQVGGQRLYDLARQGQTVEVPSRQVQVKQIEVLDWQPGEFPELTVAIACGPGTYIRSIARDLGQVLGPGATLAHLLRTHSNGFDLAQSLTLDALKDQAEAGTLTLLPPDDALSYLPALDLAGEIAVRWRQGQKLPVDDQDLQIDALYRVLDETTRFLGIAQIALRDEQPVIVPRMVYEAMG; from the coding sequence GTGCAGGGATTTCTCAACCTTAATAAGCCAGGGGGACTAACCTCCCACGATTGTGTCGCTCGGGTCAGACGGCTGCTGCAGACCAAAAAAGTAGGCCACGGCGGCACACTCGATCCAGCAGCCCAAGGAGTGCTGCCCATTGCCGTAGGTCGAGCCACCCGACTACTGCCCTACCTAGCCTCGGGCAAAGCCTATCGAGCCGTAATCCGCTTTGGGCTGACCACCGCAACCGATGACCTAGAAGGTGAGATTCTGCATCAGCAACCAGCCCCAGATCTTTCCCTGGTTCAGGTTCAGGCGGCGCTGCCCCAATTTTTAGGCCAGATCGAGCAGGTACCGCCTCGCTACAGTGCCATTCAAGTAGGCGGGCAGCGGCTGTATGATTTGGCTCGGCAGGGACAGACCGTTGAGGTTCCCTCCCGGCAGGTGCAGGTAAAGCAGATTGAAGTGCTGGACTGGCAGCCAGGGGAGTTTCCCGAACTGACGGTTGCGATCGCATGTGGCCCCGGCACCTACATCCGCTCAATCGCTCGCGACCTAGGACAGGTACTAGGCCCAGGAGCAACCCTAGCCCACCTGCTGCGAACCCACAGCAACGGCTTCGACCTAGCCCAAAGCCTGACGCTGGACGCCCTAAAAGACCAAGCAGAAGCAGGCACTCTGACCCTACTGCCGCCTGACGACGCATTGAGCTACCTGCCCGCTCTCGATCTGGCAGGAGAGATAGCCGTACGCTGGCGACAAGGGCAAAAGCTGCCCGTGGATGATCAGGACTTGCAAATCGACGCTCTCTATCGCGTATTAGATGAGACCACCCGCTTTTTAGGAATTGCTCAGATCGCGCTGCGAGACGAGCAGCCGGTGATCGTGCCGAGGATGGTCTATGAAGCAATGGGGTGA
- the chrA gene encoding chromate efflux transporter yields the protein MGDRINPASTAASSPSERLKELAQLFLRLGTIGFGGPQAHIAMIHEEAVVRQGWFSEAEFLEGVAICEMLPGPASTQVGIYTGYIRAGWLGALVAGICFISPAFLIVLGLSWAYFRFQGVPQIEDLFLGISPVVIAIIFGFCWKLSKKAIKDWKGVAIAAAVLLVTLLFQVSVLLQFIAAGLLGLILYRPTQPPPPAPSPGTSAGLLPLLPWMHWLPQTLATLPGETLALSSFWGLERIQTYFVPLTLFFLKVGSFIFGGGLVIIPLLELEVVNQLHWLTQNEFIDGVAIGELTPGPVVITAAFVGYKVAGVLGALVATVAIFTPSFLFIMGAAPFLLRVRRSPWIQSFLKGVTPAVLGAIAAAAIPLAQAAILQPTLERTAVAIVVGLAALIALVRFRRPTWQLIPAGALVGLTAGMVLR from the coding sequence ATGGGAGATCGCATCAATCCAGCCTCTACGGCAGCCTCTAGCCCATCTGAGCGGCTGAAAGAGCTGGCTCAGTTGTTTCTCAGGCTTGGCACGATTGGCTTTGGCGGCCCTCAAGCCCACATCGCCATGATCCACGAAGAGGCAGTCGTGCGGCAAGGCTGGTTTAGTGAAGCGGAGTTTCTCGAAGGCGTTGCCATTTGTGAAATGCTGCCGGGGCCAGCCTCGACCCAAGTAGGAATCTACACCGGCTATATCCGGGCGGGCTGGCTAGGGGCATTGGTGGCGGGCATTTGCTTCATCTCGCCAGCTTTTTTAATTGTGCTAGGGCTGTCGTGGGCCTATTTTCGCTTTCAGGGCGTCCCGCAGATTGAGGATCTGTTTTTGGGCATCTCGCCTGTGGTGATTGCCATCATTTTTGGATTTTGCTGGAAGTTGTCTAAAAAGGCGATTAAGGACTGGAAGGGCGTTGCGATCGCAGCCGCTGTTCTGCTCGTTACCCTGCTATTCCAAGTGAGTGTGCTGCTGCAGTTTATTGCTGCCGGTCTCCTAGGTCTAATTCTCTACCGCCCAACCCAGCCTCCCCCACCCGCCCCCTCTCCTGGCACCAGTGCTGGCCTACTGCCGCTGCTGCCGTGGATGCACTGGCTACCCCAGACCCTTGCCACTTTGCCGGGTGAGACTTTGGCCCTATCTAGCTTTTGGGGTCTAGAGCGAATTCAAACCTATTTTGTGCCGCTAACCCTATTTTTCCTGAAGGTAGGCAGCTTCATTTTTGGCGGCGGGCTGGTGATCATTCCCCTGCTGGAGCTGGAAGTCGTCAACCAGCTGCACTGGTTAACCCAGAATGAATTCATTGACGGGGTGGCCATTGGTGAGCTTACGCCTGGGCCTGTGGTGATTACAGCTGCCTTTGTCGGCTACAAAGTCGCCGGGGTACTAGGGGCACTGGTCGCAACTGTTGCCATCTTTACCCCGTCCTTTTTGTTCATCATGGGTGCTGCCCCCTTTCTGCTTCGCGTCCGCCGCAGCCCCTGGATTCAAAGCTTCTTGAAAGGCGTAACCCCGGCGGTGTTGGGTGCGATCGCAGCCGCAGCCATTCCCCTAGCCCAAGCCGCTATCCTGCAACCCACCCTAGAGCGCACGGCAGTAGCCATAGTCGTTGGCCTCGCTGCTCTGATTGCCCTCGTCCGCTTCCGCCGACCAACCTGGCAGCTCATCCCCGCAGGCGCTCTTGTTGGGCTAACGGCAGGCATGGTGCTGAGATGA
- a CDS encoding multicopper oxidase domain-containing protein gives MSNPFSSKPFKGWSRRQFLGWGAAGVGLVTASAAVGSRLSAHTPARIPPLPASYVPPSQLPFDPMAVLRDFDYGTLKRENGRTVREFEVTANSTPLQLNSAISFVSWNLNGRVPGPTLRAWAGEQVRVIFHNQDGHSHSMHFHGVHPAAMDGVQPVRHGQTAVYEFEASPFGVHPYHCHIAPVTRHISKGLYGLFIVDPPQGRPAADELVLVMGGYDLKGEDRNGIYAFNGIPNYYRDHPIAIYQNQRVRVYLLNMIEFDAAITFHIHANMFQIYRTGRTLTASEESDVITMGTAERHILEFAYPYPGQYMFHPHQDAIAENGCMGLFDVLPS, from the coding sequence ATGTCGAACCCATTCTCCTCAAAACCATTTAAAGGCTGGTCACGCCGTCAGTTTTTAGGCTGGGGGGCGGCTGGAGTTGGGCTAGTCACCGCTTCAGCCGCCGTCGGATCACGGTTATCGGCCCACACTCCTGCCCGCATACCGCCCTTGCCTGCGAGCTATGTGCCGCCCAGCCAACTGCCCTTTGACCCAATGGCCGTGCTGCGCGACTTTGACTACGGCACTTTGAAGCGGGAAAATGGCCGCACCGTGCGCGAATTTGAAGTGACTGCTAACAGCACGCCCCTGCAGCTCAATAGCGCCATTTCCTTTGTTAGCTGGAACCTCAATGGCCGAGTGCCGGGGCCAACCCTGCGAGCGTGGGCAGGTGAGCAGGTACGGGTGATCTTTCACAATCAAGACGGCCATTCTCACAGCATGCACTTCCACGGAGTTCACCCGGCGGCAATGGATGGGGTGCAGCCGGTGCGGCACGGTCAGACGGCGGTGTATGAGTTTGAGGCCAGCCCCTTTGGCGTGCATCCTTACCATTGCCACATCGCCCCCGTGACCCGACACATCAGCAAGGGACTGTATGGGCTCTTTATTGTTGACCCACCCCAGGGCCGACCAGCAGCAGACGAGCTGGTTTTGGTGATGGGCGGCTACGACCTCAAAGGTGAAGATCGCAACGGCATTTACGCCTTTAACGGCATTCCCAACTACTACCGCGACCATCCGATTGCGATTTATCAAAACCAGCGGGTGCGAGTTTACCTGCTTAACATGATTGAGTTTGATGCCGCCATCACCTTTCATATCCATGCCAACATGTTTCAGATCTACCGCACCGGGCGCACGCTAACAGCATCGGAAGAGTCTGATGTGATCACGATGGGCACAGCAGAACGGCATATTCTGGAGTTTGCCTACCCCTATCCCGGCCAGTACATGTTTCACCCGCATCAAGATGCGATCGCAGAAAACGGCTGTATGGGTCTGTTCGACGTGTTGCCTAGCTGA
- a CDS encoding Fe2+-dependent dioxygenase yields MIFKIPSLLTPEELEQITSKLAKSEFIDGKLTAGWHAKLVKNNQQLSRQDNTYEVLKSLLQTALERNPLFQVAVRPKVVHSVLFSRYTPGMAYGRHTDNALMGGSSFLRSDVSFTVFLNSPAAYEGGELVIEGADSETTYKLEAGTALFYPSTTLHRVDPVTSGERLVIVGWVESLVRDASQREILFDLETVRRSLFAQSGKSDEFDLLSKSVANLLRRWVE; encoded by the coding sequence ATGATTTTCAAAATCCCGAGCCTGCTCACTCCAGAGGAGCTAGAGCAAATCACCTCCAAATTAGCCAAGTCAGAATTTATTGACGGCAAGCTGACTGCGGGCTGGCACGCCAAGCTAGTCAAGAATAATCAGCAGCTTTCCCGCCAAGACAATACCTATGAGGTGCTCAAAAGCCTTCTGCAAACGGCGCTAGAACGCAATCCCCTATTTCAAGTCGCCGTGAGGCCCAAGGTGGTGCATTCGGTTCTCTTTAGCCGCTATACGCCTGGAATGGCGTATGGCCGCCACACCGACAACGCCCTCATGGGCGGCAGTTCCTTTTTGCGCTCAGACGTCTCCTTTACCGTTTTTCTCAACTCACCTGCGGCCTATGAGGGGGGAGAACTGGTGATTGAGGGGGCGGATAGCGAAACGACCTATAAATTAGAGGCGGGGACTGCCCTTTTCTACCCCTCCACTACGCTACACCGGGTTGATCCGGTTACCAGCGGAGAGCGCCTGGTCATCGTCGGCTGGGTGGAAAGCCTGGTGAGAGACGCCAGCCAGCGGGAGATTTTGTTTGATCTGGAAACGGTAAGGCGCAGCCTGTTTGCCCAATCTGGCAAGAGCGATGAGTTTGATTTGCTTTCAAAAAGCGTGGCTAATCTGTTGAGACGTTGGGTGGAATAG
- a CDS encoding alpha/beta hydrolase, translated as MKPDVDVLWLNSSLSLRCLHRPLLRELSYRLKVAQWDYYQELDEPATLAVPLTLLHDYLKGLSHPVHLAGHGISGVLGLLYARQHPRHVKSLTLLGVGPHPAVCWQSHYYMNRRLLCCDRTLVLSMLVAHLFGESVRPLARELACRLQSALEETPSPHSLLGDGEIPPGDSPVPLLVCGSQDDVVIPSETLTHWQHWINPYRGDQIWQCPEGRHFFHYFQAKAVSRAMLQFWQSAAIAPLEPLQCR; from the coding sequence ATGAAACCTGATGTCGATGTCCTCTGGTTAAATTCGAGCCTGAGTCTTCGGTGCCTGCATAGGCCGTTGCTGCGGGAGTTGTCTTACCGGCTTAAGGTGGCCCAGTGGGACTATTATCAGGAGCTAGATGAACCGGCAACGCTGGCAGTGCCGCTGACTCTGCTTCACGACTACCTGAAGGGCTTGAGCCATCCGGTTCATCTAGCAGGGCACGGCATCAGCGGGGTGTTGGGGTTGCTTTATGCTCGGCAGCATCCCCGTCACGTCAAATCCCTAACGCTGCTGGGGGTGGGGCCGCATCCGGCAGTGTGCTGGCAGTCTCACTACTACATGAATCGACGGCTGCTCTGTTGCGATCGCACCCTAGTCCTCTCCATGCTGGTAGCTCACCTGTTTGGCGAGTCAGTCCGGCCCCTGGCGCGCGAGCTGGCCTGCCGCCTGCAGTCAGCTCTGGAAGAAACGCCCTCGCCCCACTCCCTGCTGGGCGACGGAGAGATCCCGCCGGGAGACTCACCCGTGCCCCTGCTGGTCTGTGGCAGCCAAGACGATGTGGTGATTCCCTCCGAAACCTTGACCCATTGGCAGCATTGGATCAACCCTTACCGGGGTGACCAGATCTGGCAGTGCCCAGAAGGGCGACACTTTTTTCACTACTTTCAGGCAAAGGCGGTCAGTCGGGCCATGCTGCAGTTTTGGCAGTCAGCTGCGATCGCACCTCTAGAGCCGCTGCAGTGCCGTTAG